The DNA sequence CTAAACTCACCTAAACTCACAGTTTTATCTTTGATTGTGATAGAACTAACTCTGATGCAGTACTCAGAGGAAAGCTCGTTTCACTGTGTTATAGGCAGAATTGTGCCAATGATCCTGGGCCGGACCTGTACTAAAAGGGCTGGACTATGCTAAAAGGGCTGATGGAACAAGCTTATACATGTTTCTTTGTTGAACTTGTGTGATGCTAAAAGTTCCTCCTTGACACCAGTTGTGATGAGTCCAGTAGGCTCTTGACATTTACTTGCATTTATTTTGACAGCATCTATGCTTTTCCCCCAAACTTGAAGCTGGCAGAGGCCAGTTTACAATACAGAAGTGAGCTGAATCCCAATTTAGAAGCTGCATTATCTATCTCCAATAAGCTCAAGTTGGTGCCTCCAATCACTATGGAAGTTCTAGCATGCAATCCCCCATCTACTTTTCCTAAACACAGAACATCCTTGCTTACCTGAAGTCCTGAACCATCGAGTTTCCACCATAAATCCTCCAGTACACGTCCTTCCTCCGTAACACCAGATCAATTGTTGGCAGTGCCAATGTTCTTGGCTATAAAACAAGCCCTAAATGGTGCCATGGATGCAGCTCTAGGGACattcattttcttttacaaCTGCATTTATAGTAGCTTTGTAGAGTGAAGTTTCTAAAACGGTGTACTTAGCCAGAGTGCTGATCTTGTTTCCCCCATAGCCACTAGTGGCATTATTGAAAACAATGTTGGATTATATGGACAACTTTTTTGTTAATTTCAATAGATCTAATTTCAATGAAGTACTCAGAGGAAGCCTCGCCTTTGGCATAGAAGCTTGAAGTACTAGCTAAGACTAATTATTTACTCCGTACTTGCATGAAAAACAATTTTGAGGCATAATTTATGACGAAAATCTTAGTCGAAATAAAGACAAGCATCTACTCATAAAATCGATCGGTCATTCATTCGTTGAAGAAAAAGATAAGATAAATATCTTTCTTATGAAAATACGATATGTCACAAGGACATTTTCTAACTAGTCTTGAACGTAGCACGACTCATTAACTCATGCTTTCGCTGCAAACTTGAAGTTGGCACAGACTTGTTTACGGTACAGAAGCGGGGCTAAATCCCAGCGTCGAAGCCTTAAAATCAATCTCCAGTAAATTCTCCTCAATTTGATGCCCTCCAATCACTATCGAAGTCCTCGAATCCACTCCTCCATCCACGAACCCTAAACACGACACGTCCTTGCTCACTTGAACCATCGAGTTCGCGCCATAAATCCTCCAGTACACATCCTTGCTCTGCAGAACTAGATCAATGGTTGGCACGGCTGGACCCGTGTACGCGGTGCCCACTTTCTTCGAGTCGAAACAGGCCCCGAATGGCGCCACGGACCGAACTCTCGGCACGTTCAATTCATTCATGAATGCGTGCACTACGGCTTTGTAGATTGAAGCTTCGAGCACTGTGTACTTGTCCACAGTGCTGATCTTGGTACCGCCGTGGCCAGTGTTGTTATTGATTGACAGCAATGCTGGGTTCACACGTACGGCCTTTCCGTTGAAGTACTCGGAGGAAGCCTCGCCTTTGGAGAACACTCCTGCAGTGGTTACTGGGTTGGTGAGAAGCGGAGTGTGAGTGAGAGGCGCGGTAGAAGAATCGAATTCTCCGAAAAATATGCTGCCTTTGGATGGAGTCGAACTCAAGCACACGCCGAACTTTCGTTTCATGCCGAATGTGGAAAACAATTGCGAAGGCATTGAGATCTTTGTCCTTCCGAGGCCTAACATGCCAGTGACGCCGCTTGCGAGCTTGTCTAAGATTATTGTTGAGCCGCAAACAAAGAGAAAGTTCGGAACAGTGACGGATCCAGCTCCTGATTGAACCGTGAGTGCATCGGATCCTAGGGATCCGCTTGTGGCTAGGAGAGTAATCGTGTTTTCGGGGAATAAATCGCATGTGTTGTTGGTGCAACCAGGCTTAGCTGGGGAGTAACACTCGGTGGTGCAAGCAATGGACTTGGAGAGTTTGCATGGGGCCGAGTTGCAAAGGGCGGGTTTATAGGATGAGGTGGTGAAGTCTTTCTCGCAATTGACCCAGAGGAACTCAGCGCCGAGATCAACTACTAGTTTTACAGGCACGAGAGGTGTTCTTTGTTTGATTTCTGTAATGTATTGGAGAGTTGACGGATCTTTATAGACGGAGAGAATGAGGCCTTTAGGGCGAGTTGAGGATTTGGCTGTTGATGAAGTGATGAAGTGGATAGTACAAATGAGAAAGAAATGAATCAAGTTTGTTAAAGGAGAAGCCATTGTGATATGCAGTTTAAGTGGTGGAAGCTGTAATTTAAACTATAAAGTTCGCGTTTGAAATGGGTCAAGAAAGGATCCCGAGCTGAAAATAATGAGTTATTTGAAATTCTCTATCGATATGCAAATGTGAAAATTGCATgtttaaattcataatttcgTATTCCTTTCCCATGGATAATTCTCGTGTACTTTTACAGAGAGGCAAATGCAACTTGCAAAGACTCTGACAGAGAGCCCAGCTGATTAAATTCTCGTGTCTCACTCTCAGCACCAGACCAACTAGTCATTTTCTTACATGAATTTTGGGAAAGCATTTAAAATGTCCACTTGACTCAACGGAGTGAACGAGCAGGGCGGGTAAGGCAATCAAGACTAACGTCTAGCACACTATTATTTCAGGGACGCCAAAATATATGgaatatataatgataatctatatatttatatatttacatttatatAAATTGATTGTGTTAAGATGAATGTCATTGTATATTGCTTTGAATGTTtgtaaaaaatttcatttacgATCTTGTAAAATAGGGACATCATCTTTAAAAATCGTCTAAGACAATTTATTGTTATCCATCCTTAAAATCATCTATGAAATTGTAATTCATGAAactctttttaaaaattaatgaaattataatcaatttttatatgtctAAAGTTATATAACTACTGTATCACAACAGCAAGCACTAAAGGGGCGTTTGTTTGATGGTTAATGAGGCCGGTTAACGGGAATCAGAACCTAATACCCATACattgtgtttggattagtaaAATTTTTGCTTGAGAACCTCATTCCCTTTTGAAGGGTAAATCAATACCTCCACACCCCTTAGGTTACCATTTCCCATACCCTCCATTCCCATACCCCATTCCCATTCCTCATTCCTATTCCCACCAAtcatccaaacaccccctaaaTCGTTTGAAAATCTGAATTTCAGTTGAAATTCTAAATGTAAACGCTTTTCGTTTGACCGTAAAGCTATTAAGACGCTGTTGGCTGGTAGGGGTGCTTCTTCCATGGCCGCTCGTGCACCTGAAACTGGAGAAAAAGTGGTTGAGGTGAGCTCTCGTGCTCTGGAGGTGCATGAGGTGCCTGATTTGTCCGGGATCAGTGTGGAAGGTACTGAAGTTGTTGTGAAAGAACGTGACAGAAAGCATCACAAGAAAGATGGTGAGGCTCATTCTCGCCATATATCACTCTAGCAAGAAGCTGAGGGAGTCCACTGTTCCTCCTGCTCATGGTGTTTCGACTGCTGCTGGGACCTCGAAGAAGTCAGAGTTTTTACGCCTTAAGGCTCAGCTGGATCAGGCTCGTCTGCAGTCAAGTATCCTAGCAGGCTGTTGTCATTTTCTTGCATTTTTCTTTTATCTGTACTGACAAAAGATAATTTTATGTACCTATAAGAAAATTACAcatgattatttgatttatagACCATAGTAAGATACTTATACCTTCCATTTTTTAACAATGTTTTTACCACTTTGACACGTGTTTTAAAATACACTTTCTTTTATAAGTTTTTGACTTGTTTTTGGAATTTtccttttctaaataaaattttgaacattaaatatttattcaaaaattaaatataaaaatgttaagATTAGAAACTAGTATCCAAGTAAATAATAACGAAAaactctctctgttttttattatttgacgttttgacttttggcacacattctCAGGTGagttgaccggatagtaaaaattattatttttgattaattttttatgaattaaaattttgattatatatttttattcaaaaaaaaaatttaaaaaataatattttaactacTCGGTCAAAAGAACTTAAAAGTATGTGCGCAAAGTCAAatcatcaaatattaaaaaacagaataCTAGCTAAgactaattatttaatatttgcaTGAAAAACAAATTCGAGGCATAATTAATGACGAAAATCTTAGTCAAAATAAAGACAAGCATCTACTCATAAAATCGATCAGCCGTTCATTCGTCGaagaaaaagataaaataaagaTCTTTCTTATAGAAAAATCGGGAACGTGACATGTCACATGGACATGTTCTAGCTAGTCTGGAACATCTCACGACTTACTAACTCTCAACTCATGCTTTTGCTGCAAATTTGAAGTTGGCACATATTTGTTTCCGGTACACAAGCGGGCTGAATCCCAGCTGCGAAGCCTTCAAATCAATCTCCAGTAGATTCTCCTCAACTTGATGCCCTCCGATCACTATCGAAGTTCTCGAATCCACTCCTCCATCCACGAACCCTAAACACGACACATCCTTGCTCACTTGAACCATCGAGTTCGCGCCATAAATCCTCCAGTAAACATCCTTGCTCTGCAGAACTAGATCAATGGTCGGCACGGCTGGACCCGAGTACGCGGTGCCAATTTTCTTCGAGTCGAAACAAGCCCCGAATGGCGCCACAGACCGAACTCTCGGCACATTCAATTCTTTCACGAATGCGTGCTCCACGGCTTTGTAGATTGAAGCTTCGAGCACTGTGTACTTGTCCACAGTGCTGATCTTGGTCCCGCCGTGGCCAGTGTCGTTTTTGATCGACAGCAATGCTGGATTTACATGTACGGCCTTTCCGTTGATATGGATTGCGGTGACTCCGATGAAGTACTCGGCGGAAGGTTCTTTTGTGGAGGACAGGCTTACTGGGTTGGTGAGAAGTGGGGTGTGAGTAAGAGGCGCGGTTGAAGAATCAAACTCGCCGAAAAATATGCTGCCTTTGGATGGAGTCGAACTCAAGCACACGCCGAACTTTCGTCTCAAGCCGAATGCGGAAAAGAATTGTGAAGGCATTGAGATCTTTGCCCTTCCGAGGCCTGTCATGCCAGTGACGCCGCTTGCGAGCTTGTCTAACAGTATTGTTGAACCGCAAACAAAGAGGAAGTTGGGGACAGTGACGGATCCAGCTCCAGATTGAACCTCGATAGCATCGGACCCTAGGGACCCGCTTGTTTGTATGGGAGCGATGGTGTTTTCGGGGAATAAGGCGCATGTGTTATTGGTGCAACCAGGTTTCGCTGCGGAGTAGCACTCGGTGGTGCAAGCAATGGACTTGGAGAGTTTGCATGGGGCCGAGTTGCAAAGGGCGGGTTTATAGGATGAGGTGGTGAAGTCTTTCTCGCAATTGACCCAGAGGAACTCAGCGCCGAGATCAACTGCTAGTTTAACAGGCACAAGTGGTGTTCTTTGTTTGATTTCTGTGATGTATTGGTGAGTTGATAAATCCTTATAGACGGGGAGAATGAGGCCTTTAGGGCGAGTTGAAGTTTTGGCTGTTGATGAAGAGATGAAGTGGATGGTACAAATGAGAAAGAAGTGAATGAAgttttttaaaggagaagccaTTGTCTGCGGAAGTGCTAGAGCTAGAGTGATATCTAAAGGTGCCGAAGCTCTGTTATTTATACTATACAATCCGCGTTTGAAATAGGTCAAGAAAGGCTCCCGAGCTAAAACTTAAAAGTAATGagttatttaattgaaattctTTATCGATATGCAAATGTAGAAGCTGCATGTGTAAATTCATAATTTCGTGTTGCTTTCCCATCGATAATTGCGTTATGGTCGTGTACTTTTACAGAGAGGCAAATGCAACTTGCAAAGACTCCTGACAGAGAGCACAGCTGATAAAATTCTTGTTTTCCGCACCAGACCAACTAGTTTCTTGTCATTTTCTTGCATGAATTTTGGCAAAACATTTAAAATGTCCACTTGACTCAACGGAAACTCAGAGTTTCAACTTTTAATATGTTTTGGTCCACACTGTATGTAAAATTAAGAGAAGTACTCAGTTTCTGGATAAGTTTCGTTCAAAAGAGTTAACTACGCTTGGGCACTCGAGATTTACACTTTCTATATCTGGTGTGCCTGTAGTCTTGATTGTGTATTTAAATGTTTACAATTTCGTGCAATCCGTGTACTATAATTACTTTCTCAAAACTCCTTGAGTTGCAATTATTCttttactatatttttcatgtttaacAAGTGCTTTAGAGGAGCAAGAGTTCGCCACCCGGATCGTGTTGGAATCATCTCGAATGAGACTAAATCATCTCAAGTTAGATCAGAAGAATTTGATGATCTTTAAATCTCTTTCtcctaattaaaatttgaatataaatttttatttataattgtaatataaaaattacaaaaataaacgGCTAATCTAATTTAAGTTACGTGTTAAAATtaacgggttaattatcaaactcatcactgaagtggaaaaatggtatcaacttcatcactgatctccacggggtctcaagttgctcactaaactcgcttaatggtatcaaactcatcactgtcgttaaaaaaagtaacagaggttagacggagtgacagattggcggttcacgtggcacattaataaaaagactgaagaaaaacaaatgaaagaaaattaaaaaaaaagtagaaaatagaaatgccacataatttgaagtttgtatgaaaataaagtatgcaaactttttattaaattgattttaggatataattatctaaataaatgtatggaactaaattttaatatataattaactaaacaattaatattaacttttatgttttttattagattataattatttttgaataatattgaaatgttttctcttttaataaattttatttatgtgaatattattgttggcaaaaaaatatttttaaacattatgtGTCGTTTTTAAAGATTTGGACAATGTGTGTTgcttcatatattaaatttacatatatttattttcatgtttttgtttggtacaagaaacacaaaaagAAATAGAAGTGTTAAAAATCGAAATGAATTTCTTTATGTTCtatctctagatttttcttaaaattttaaaaaagttggtgatataaaaaaaatttgaaaatatttttttgccaacaataatattcacataagtaaaatttattaaaagagaaaacatttcaatattattcaaaaataattataatctaataaaaaacataaaagttaatcttaattgtttagttaattatatattaaaatttagttcgatacatttatttagataattatatcctaaaatcaatttaataaaaagtttgcatgctttatttccatataaacttcaaattatgtggcatttctattttctacttttttttattttctttcatttgtttttcttcggtcttttttattaatgtgacACATCAACCGCCAATCTGTCACTCCGTCTAACCtccgttacttttttttaacggcagtgatgagtttgataccattaagtgAGTATAGTGAGcaacttgagaccccgtggagatcagtgatgaagttgataccgtttgtccacttcagtgatgagtttgataattaaccctaaaaTTAACCATCTCATCTAATTTGATATGAAGAAAATAATTGATAGTGGAATCGTTTTCGAGTCTTCTACTTTATCCAAATTTAGACATGCGTATTTTCAACCAAACTTTATGCTATATTTGAATTCAAACCGGAAAATGTTTGTTGGCCTAATAAATCAGAAACTgactcaaaattaaaaataagcttGAAACTGACTTAAACACAGTAGTTAATTTGAGgaatttttttagtgatttcaatttttaaatcatttttctgATACAAATTAttcataacttataagttatgcataaattattatttttattattatattctaaatAACTTGTAAGTTATTAACTAACCAAAAGCATgcaaacagatattttaaacttataatttatcgcattaaatgatttttaattataaattatatttttaaattcaattaaACGGACCCTAATCTCGTTACTTGCGTTTTTGTCGTCACACTTGAAGACTGCTCCGCCAGAGCATCTTCAATAATCTCCTAGTTGGctgctatatataatataaaatattaagatcTTAGTAAGTTAATATAAAATCAGGAGTGTTAACTCTAACAATGCTATCTATATTTGCTCTTAACttgtattttattcatattctgAATTCAAACATTTGTCATGTAGTGAGAGTCTAATGTAAGAATTGGaggaaatgattattttattaagttaAGAGCCTACTAGTAGCTCTTAAATTAGAGAAGAGAGAAGAGACTCTTAAGATTTTTAAGAGCcattaagagtctcttggagctctTTTTTTCCTTATCCTTCTTACATTTTGATTTAAGAGCTAGTTTAGGAGCCTCCTGAACATGCTCTTTAACTCCCCATTTTCATGTCAATGCACCGCCCATTAATCAGTGGTGACGAACAGCCTGATCCAAATCGGCCGAGCCGGGTTGGTGCCTCTGAATTCATCCGGTCTAATTTAGGGATGACAAAATTTTCTGAACCGACGCATATTCGACCGAACCGATCCGAATTGTTTTTCCAAACCCGATTCTTATGGTTTggtttcgggtttggtttttatttttaaaaaccgatTGAATTTGGTACGAGTTTGGTTTTTAGAccaaccgaaccgaaccgaaccgaaccgataccGACTCGAATATCCGAAATCCGATTCgaatccgaaccaaaccgaaaccTGACCAAACccgatattatatatttatcatgtaccattatacaatatatatatatatatatatatatatatatattaattatatttatataaaaatagtcATTATCACAAGATGAAAAAATGTGTGtacaaaagaataattatattgcgatcttttttttaaatgatttttcatCACGTATTCAAACAGTGAATAtgatacaaatttatttataaatactaaatacttatctttttataataatatttctaaaaaggaagtattatcaaaaattttgtttaaataaataaataaaataaaattcatacaattttatattagaatatagTGCTTTATTTTCTTGTGTATAGCAATTAAcctacttttatttttaataagctGAATTAATAAAAggattttttttgaagaaataatAAAAGGTTCTTAAAAAGCTGAATTAATAACACTTAACTaatacttaaaaaaatgaagcttcttttaaattatgaattattgtAATTGCTAATTTAATCATGCATGTTTTGTAATAATGTGAGgttatgttaatttttgaataaaagactTGTTCATgaacctatattttaaaaatattttttcgtatttttttatataattttcggtttcggttaaaaccgaaccgaaccgaaaaccgGTGGTTTGGATTTGGTTTTTGAACTTCAGGTTTCGATTCGgttcaattataaaaattagtatTCGATGTGGTTTCGTTTTTCGTTAAAATCAAATCATACCGACCGATTGTCATCCCTGCTCTAATCctgtttatttaaataatttggtCCAGTCTCAGGCCAGGTCTCAGTCTCAGCCGGCGGACTCGTgtgttgatgaatttggttgaatttttctaatttaattttgataatattgTACTtcagtttagtttaatcaatttttttattttctaaataaaagagGACATTGTctcttataaattttattaataaaaaaaaatattttacaaataatttgAGAGGAAGGTTTTCTAAAAAATGAACAAACTGCAccgatataataaaaaataaaaatcaaataagtgttaaaattataaaaattagttaatCTAGTTCATTGTTCATAGATGATTCTGGCGAAGTATCCATTGTCATGGATCATGAGATCTCACTGATTAcacattatttattatcatattaaactgatatattctattcataaaaatctaaatattaataacattctatttttaaattataaccaatcaaTATTTTGAAGCACAATGTCGTATAAGTTgggcaaattttacataatgtcttacagatttAATTTAgctaacgattatagccaacgtcaTGGAAGATGCTTACatataatgtcttacagatttAATTTAGCCAACGTCATTGGAGATGCTTGAATAGTGTGCTAAAAACAGACCCCGACGTAATCGCAGAAGTAAGAAAACTACCAATACGCCTCAATGTAATTACAGAGGAGTACATCTTTTGCAATTCAATGTgaattttatcatataatttgttttcctTTACTAAAAGTTTATAATATTCATCTCAATTCTTCACCATTTCATCATAAATATTGACGAACTATGTTCCTCTTcggatattaatatattaatgtaGTCATTCTTGGTGTTCAACAATAAATTAGTATTTTGATcgtatatattttcatgttattACGTTGGAGTAAGGCCTTTGGTTCCACCGtcaataaaattgcaaaatttatatttaccaATCCTTAAATTCACTTATGAAATATTAATTCATGaaattctttttaataattaatgaaataataatcattttttaaGCTTACATATATGCGTAAAAATATATGACCATGTCACAAGTGGCACTAGATTTTTTTATACAATTACTTTAATGGTGTGTATGTTTGGTAATTTGAAattcttttgaaatttataattaaatattaaatattaatataaaactgAGAAACTTTGTCATAGGTGTTATTTGAAATTCAGAATTTGAATAAAACCTCCCTATCGAACATAAACCTAATTAAATACTTCTAGCTAGCAAGGCAATGACACAATGAACATCTCACAACATGCACAATGAACATCTGATCCGAATTAAAAATCACATACACATCTGATCAGGTAAAAAAGCCACTTATTTCATGGGAATCAAAGTTATTTAAACAAATGCAGAAAACAACTTTATCATCTCATTGCGGACGAGTCCAAACAGCTCTCGCGTTGAGAAACACAAATCTCAAGCACTAGCAGTAACCACAAAATTGTAGTTAGCACAGATCTGTTTACGAAACAAGAGCGGGCTAAACCCTAATGTAGACGAAGCCACATCAAACTCCAACAAGTTCTCCTCCACTTGGCGCCCTCCGATCACAATAGAAGTTCTAGAGTTCTTTCCTCCATCAACAAACCCTAAACACATCACATCATTGCTAACACTCACCATCGAGTTTCCACCAAATATTCTCCAGTACACATCCTTGTTCTGCATCACCAGATCAATCTTAGGCACGTCAGGACCCGTGTATAAGGTTCCAATGTCCTTGGACCTGAAACATGTTCCGAATGGTGCCACGGAGGCAACTGTTGACACGTTCAGTTCTTTGACGAATGCATTCACTACGGCCTTGTAGATTGATCTTTCTAAGACGGTGTAGGGCTGCACGGTGCTGATCTTGGTCCCACCATAACCGTCAGTCGCATTGATTTCCAGCAGACTTGCCTTGATTTTGATAGGCTTTTCGTTGATGTTGATGGATTTGACTCCAATGAAGTAGTCTGACGAGGCTTCGCCTTCGGTTGAAATGCCTGCAGTACTGACCGGATTGACAAGAATTGGAGTTTTAGTAAGAGGTGATGTTGAAGTATCAAACGATCCGAAAAATATAGCTCCGTTCGATGAAGTTGAGCTCAAGCAGACTCCGAATTTATTTTTCAAGGTAAATGCAGATACAAACTGTGGCGGAAGCGATACTTTCGTCGCTCCAAGTCCTGCCATTCCGGTTACGCCACTCGAAAGCTTGTTTAGCATATCCGTTGAGCCGCAAACGAATAGAAACTGAGAAACGGAAACACTCGCACCATTGGCGGATGGGACGGCGACAACATCGGAGCCGAGGGCCCCGCTCGTGCCGCTAGAAGTGATGGTGTTTTCGGGGAAGAGAGTGCACGTGTTGTTCGTGCAGCCCGGC is a window from the Daucus carota subsp. sativus chromosome 8, DH1 v3.0, whole genome shotgun sequence genome containing:
- the LOC108197434 gene encoding probable aspartic proteinase GIP2, encoding MASPLKNFIHFFLICTIHFISSSTAKTSTRPKGLILPVYKDLSTHQYITEIKQRTPLVPVKLAVDLGAEFLWVNCEKDFTTSSYKPALCNSAPCKLSKSIACTTECYSAAKPGCTNNTCALFPENTIAPIQTSGSLGSDAIEVQSGAGSVTVPNFLFVCGSTILLDKLASGVTGMTGLGRAKISMPSQFFSAFGLRRKFGVCLSSTPSKGSIFFGEFDSSTAPLTHTPLLTNPVSLSSTKEPSAEYFIGVTAIHINGKAVHVNPALLSIKNDTGHGGTKISTVDKYTVLEASIYKAVEHAFVKELNVPRVRSVAPFGACFDSKKIGTAYSGPAVPTIDLVLQSKDVYWRIYGANSMVQVSKDVSCLGFVDGGVDSRTSIVIGGHQVEENLLEIDLKASQLGFSPLVYRKQICANFKFAAKA
- the LOC108198769 gene encoding probable aspartic proteinase GIP2, with amino-acid sequence MATSSIFIHFAVLYSLVFISSAQTPIRPTGLLLPVTTDRSTLQYTTQIQQRTPLVPVKLTVDLGAPFLWVDCDKSYTTSSYKPARCNSAQCSLAKSTSCMTECYSPAKPGCTNNTCTLFPENTITSSGTSGALGSDVVAVPSANGASVSVSQFLFVCGSTDMLNKLSSGVTGMAGLGATKVSLPPQFVSAFTLKNKFGVCLSSTSSNGAIFFGSFDTSTSPLTKTPILVNPVSTAGISTEGEASSDYFIGVKSININEKPIKIKASLLEINATDGYGGTKISTVQPYTVLERSIYKAVVNAFVKELNVSTVASVAPFGTCFRSKDIGTLYTGPDVPKIDLVMQNKDVYWRIFGGNSMVSVSNDVMCLGFVDGGKNSRTSIVIGGRQVEENLLEFDVASSTLGFSPLLFRKQICANYNFVVTASA